A stretch of the Neptunomonas phycophila genome encodes the following:
- the rsxC gene encoding electron transport complex subunit RsxC produces the protein MGKIFAFHGGIHPPENKKQSTRSPIRPAPVPAQLTVPLQQHIGAPAKPCVQPGHHVLKGQVIALAQGKISTSVHAPSSGTVIEIAPKPVPHVSGLSAPCIVIETDGKDTWIDHTGLPDYTQLKQNELIDYIRHHGISGMGGAGFPTDIKLHLGDDHIVNTLVINAAECEPYITADDMLLRERAEQVIGGIEIINYLLRPSHILIGIEDNKSHAIRVLEEAVRGSSLNIDIVVVPTKYPSGGEKQLIKLLTGVEVPSGKIPADVGIVCQNVGTAAAIHQAVTQGIPLISRIVTVTGDAVRKPQNLEALIGTPFKTLLTAADLQENKLSRLVMGGPMMGFTIEDDQIPVIKTSNCIIAATLDEMPPAPPALACIRCGLCEQVCPAELLPQQLHWFAKSRELEKAKHHNLFDCIECGACSYVCPSNIPLVQYYRYAKNEIREEEAEQRKAEQARQRFEARQARLEQEKIDKENRRRERAEQAAKAQKAKQAPPASESTPKATAPGDELKKLKTAAAIARTKLKKAQTALEKAKAEGMDDLSELTEQHQLAEKAANEAQQAFEQAEKSAATAAPSGPDLKQLKTQAAVARTKLKKAQQALKNAEEKGQDGIESLRTTVQELEAKAAAAQQAFDDAEQSNEASHTAPGENPKLNGLKEDAEKAKATLDKAEKALAAAIESGSPAAEKMKAGVEKLSAKYQAAQSAYEAEAKSTTPTTAPAKKEEAQLDAKTLKQNVSIMRTKLKKAEKALGEADAGSDTAVELKAEIDRLTSLHNEAKLALETVEAKQQADAAKQGIDLKQLKVDAAMARAAVTKAERAIKKQQETEPEAELTSLKESLVAAQNHAEQLNKTLSQFE, from the coding sequence ATGGGCAAAATATTCGCCTTTCATGGTGGTATCCATCCACCCGAAAACAAAAAGCAATCAACACGTTCGCCCATACGGCCAGCCCCCGTACCAGCGCAATTAACGGTTCCTTTGCAACAGCACATTGGTGCACCGGCAAAACCGTGCGTTCAACCAGGGCACCATGTACTCAAAGGCCAGGTCATTGCTCTTGCGCAGGGCAAAATTAGTACCTCAGTCCATGCTCCTTCGTCCGGCACCGTAATCGAAATTGCGCCTAAGCCTGTACCCCATGTATCTGGTTTAAGCGCCCCTTGTATTGTTATAGAAACCGATGGCAAAGACACATGGATTGACCATACCGGTTTACCCGATTATACCCAGCTTAAACAGAATGAGCTTATCGACTATATCCGGCACCATGGCATTTCCGGTATGGGCGGCGCTGGCTTCCCTACAGATATCAAGCTACATCTTGGCGATGACCACATAGTTAACACGTTAGTGATCAATGCCGCTGAGTGCGAACCCTACATCACAGCTGACGATATGCTGTTGCGTGAGCGTGCAGAACAAGTTATTGGCGGTATAGAGATCATTAATTATCTGCTACGCCCCAGCCATATTTTGATCGGTATTGAAGATAACAAATCACATGCCATACGTGTTTTAGAGGAAGCGGTACGGGGTAGTTCTCTTAACATCGATATTGTTGTCGTGCCAACAAAGTACCCTTCAGGCGGCGAAAAACAACTCATTAAATTATTAACAGGTGTGGAAGTCCCTAGCGGCAAAATTCCCGCCGATGTAGGCATCGTATGTCAAAACGTGGGCACCGCTGCTGCAATTCATCAAGCGGTTACACAGGGCATACCTTTAATTTCACGTATTGTGACCGTAACTGGCGATGCCGTTAGAAAACCACAAAATCTAGAGGCTTTAATTGGAACGCCTTTCAAAACGCTGCTCACAGCTGCCGACTTGCAAGAAAATAAGCTAAGTCGCTTAGTTATGGGTGGGCCAATGATGGGATTCACTATTGAAGACGATCAGATCCCAGTAATTAAAACCTCAAACTGCATCATCGCCGCCACGTTAGATGAAATGCCGCCCGCCCCACCCGCACTAGCGTGCATACGCTGCGGTTTATGCGAGCAGGTCTGCCCTGCGGAGCTATTGCCACAACAATTACATTGGTTTGCTAAAAGCCGTGAACTTGAAAAAGCAAAACATCACAACCTATTTGATTGCATTGAGTGTGGCGCGTGCTCCTATGTTTGCCCGAGCAATATTCCGTTGGTGCAATACTACCGTTATGCTAAAAACGAAATTCGAGAAGAAGAAGCAGAACAACGCAAAGCTGAGCAAGCTCGCCAGCGCTTTGAAGCTCGTCAGGCACGCTTAGAGCAAGAGAAGATCGACAAAGAAAATCGCCGCCGCGAGCGAGCAGAGCAAGCTGCGAAAGCCCAAAAAGCAAAACAAGCGCCCCCTGCCAGCGAGTCTACACCTAAAGCAACAGCGCCTGGCGATGAACTCAAGAAACTAAAAACAGCGGCCGCCATTGCTAGAACAAAGCTAAAGAAAGCACAAACTGCGCTAGAAAAAGCTAAAGCCGAAGGGATGGATGATCTTTCAGAGCTGACGGAACAGCACCAATTGGCCGAAAAAGCAGCCAATGAAGCCCAGCAAGCATTTGAGCAAGCCGAAAAGTCCGCGGCTACCGCCGCTCCATCTGGGCCTGATCTCAAGCAGCTAAAAACGCAGGCTGCAGTGGCTCGTACAAAGCTCAAAAAAGCACAGCAAGCACTCAAAAACGCAGAAGAAAAAGGGCAAGACGGTATTGAATCTCTGCGCACTACCGTTCAAGAGCTTGAGGCAAAGGCAGCCGCAGCCCAGCAGGCGTTCGACGACGCCGAACAAAGCAACGAGGCTAGCCATACTGCGCCGGGAGAAAACCCTAAACTCAACGGTTTAAAAGAAGACGCCGAAAAAGCCAAGGCGACACTCGATAAGGCCGAAAAAGCATTAGCTGCAGCGATAGAATCAGGCAGCCCTGCGGCCGAAAAAATGAAAGCAGGTGTCGAAAAATTATCAGCTAAATACCAAGCCGCCCAATCAGCTTATGAAGCGGAAGCTAAAAGTACGACACCCACAACTGCCCCCGCCAAGAAAGAAGAGGCCCAGCTTGACGCAAAGACACTGAAACAGAATGTGTCGATTATGCGTACCAAGCTCAAAAAAGCCGAAAAGGCATTAGGGGAAGCCGATGCAGGTTCTGACACCGCTGTCGAATTAAAAGCCGAAATTGACCGGCTCACCTCGCTGCATAACGAAGCAAAGCTTGCTCTAGAGACTGTCGAGGCTAAACAGCAGGCTGATGCCGCGAAACAAGGTATCGACCTCAAGCAATTGAAAGTCGATGCAGCAATGGCTAGAGCGGCTGTCACAAAAGCTGAACGAGCCATCAAAAAACAGCAAGAGACAGAACCTGAAGCAGAACTGACTAGTTTAAAAGAGTCGCTTGTAGCCGCGCAAAACCATGCCGAACAATTAAACAAAACTTTAAGCCAATTTGAGTAG
- the rsxB gene encoding electron transport complex subunit RsxB — protein MSAVLIAILVLLGLAVVFGLILGYAAVQFKVEGNPIVDQIDDILPQTQCGQCGYPGCRPYAEAISNGDAINKCPPGGQSTIDALADLLDVEAVPLDSEHGEEQIKKIAYIREDECIGCTKCIQACPVDAIVGAAKQMHTVITSECTGCDLCVEPCPVDCIDMLPIPTTLNTWKWEQPVPGVALIATDSGRGSEQRGAA, from the coding sequence ATGAGTGCCGTATTAATTGCCATATTGGTCTTGCTGGGTTTAGCCGTCGTGTTTGGCTTAATTCTCGGTTATGCCGCCGTTCAATTTAAGGTAGAAGGTAACCCTATCGTTGATCAAATTGACGATATATTGCCACAAACACAGTGCGGGCAGTGTGGCTACCCTGGATGCCGTCCGTATGCCGAGGCCATTTCTAATGGCGACGCTATCAACAAGTGTCCTCCCGGAGGCCAAAGCACCATCGATGCATTAGCAGACCTATTAGACGTTGAAGCAGTACCTTTGGATTCCGAGCACGGCGAAGAGCAAATCAAAAAAATAGCCTACATTCGTGAAGACGAGTGCATCGGCTGTACCAAGTGTATTCAAGCCTGCCCTGTCGATGCCATCGTTGGCGCAGCAAAACAAATGCACACCGTAATAACCTCAGAATGCACAGGCTGTGATCTATGCGTAGAACCCTGCCCTGTTGATTGTATTGATATGTTACCTATCCCAACCACGTTAAACACATGGAAATGGGAGCAGCCCGTGCCGGGCGTTGCATTAATTGCAACCGACTCAGGCCGAGGAAGTGAGCAGCGAGGCGCAGCATAA
- the rsxA gene encoding electron transport complex subunit RsxA encodes MTDFLLILVSTVLVNNFVLVQFLGLCPFMGVSNKLETAMGMSLATTFVLTLSSVCSYLAYTYLLQPFDLGYLRTISFILVIAVVVQFTEMVVKKTSPLLYKVLGIFLPLITTNCAVLGVALLNIKKQNGFMESIFYGFGAAVGFSLALILFSAIRERIAVADVPTPFRGAAIGMVTAGLMSLAFMGFTGLVSF; translated from the coding sequence ATGACCGATTTCCTTCTGATTCTCGTCAGCACAGTATTAGTGAATAACTTCGTTCTAGTGCAGTTCCTAGGGCTATGTCCGTTTATGGGCGTTTCTAATAAACTAGAAACCGCCATGGGCATGTCATTAGCGACCACGTTCGTACTGACACTGTCATCTGTCTGTAGCTACCTTGCGTATACATACTTATTACAACCTTTCGATTTAGGCTACTTAAGAACCATTTCATTTATATTGGTTATAGCCGTCGTTGTGCAGTTTACCGAGATGGTGGTTAAGAAAACGAGCCCTCTTCTCTATAAGGTGCTAGGCATTTTCTTACCCCTTATCACAACTAACTGTGCCGTGCTGGGTGTAGCACTATTGAACATAAAAAAGCAAAACGGCTTTATGGAGTCTATCTTTTACGGATTTGGCGCCGCCGTTGGCTTCTCGTTAGCGCTTATCTTGTTTTCCGCTATCCGTGAGCGTATTGCTGTTGCCGATGTTCCTACACCGTTTCGTGGAGCTGCCATAGGCATGGTAACCGCAGGTTTAATGTCACTAGCATTTATGGGCTTTACCGGCCTCGTCTCGTTTTAG
- the cysN gene encoding sulfate adenylyltransferase subunit CysN translates to MSHQSDLISSDIKEYLNQHENKELLRFLTCGSVDDGKSTLIGRLLHDSKMIYEDQLAAIQSDNARVGNAGEELDLALLVDGLQAEREQGITIDVAYRYFSTDKRKFIIADTPGHEQYTRNMATGASTCDLAIILIDARYGVQTQTKRHSFIVSLLGIKHTIIAVNKMDLVEFSEDRFEQIKADYLAFSNQLDLPDIQFVPMSALKGDNVVNASEKMAWYDGQPLMKLLETVPVINDQNFDELRFPVQYVNRPNLDFRGYCGTLTSGVVRPGDEITVMPSGKTSRVKSIVTFDGEIPEAFPPMAITLTLEDEIDISRGDVLVNSAQVPRTTNRFDASLVWMSENSLVQGKQYDIKLLTSRVAGSITAIRHKIDVNTLETSSTATLGLNEIGRCELTLERSIIADNYKSFRGTGSFIVVDRLTNETVAAGMMIEADQQADLNLFESSQVSAKDRAGRFGQKAAIVKVEGPYASSLIYSLEKALFDQGRVASALVSTEITAELADKVDAVAQLLKQQGIIVLTDTGTSNTDLLLTANNELDSDQLKQAVASLREQDLV, encoded by the coding sequence ATGAGCCACCAGTCTGATCTTATTTCAAGCGACATCAAAGAGTATTTAAACCAGCACGAAAACAAAGAGCTACTGCGCTTTTTGACATGCGGCAGCGTAGATGACGGCAAATCCACACTTATTGGTCGTCTTTTACATGACTCAAAAATGATTTATGAAGACCAGCTCGCGGCAATCCAAAGTGATAACGCTCGTGTAGGTAACGCTGGCGAAGAACTAGACCTCGCATTGCTAGTTGATGGCTTACAAGCCGAACGCGAGCAAGGAATCACAATTGATGTCGCGTATCGGTATTTTTCGACAGACAAACGCAAATTTATCATTGCGGACACCCCAGGGCACGAACAATACACGCGCAACATGGCTACCGGTGCTTCGACATGCGATCTAGCCATCATCCTGATTGATGCTCGCTATGGTGTACAAACGCAAACTAAACGCCACAGCTTTATCGTATCGCTATTAGGTATCAAGCACACGATTATTGCTGTCAACAAAATGGACCTCGTTGAGTTTAGCGAAGATCGATTCGAGCAAATCAAAGCAGACTACCTCGCTTTCTCTAATCAGCTGGATTTGCCGGATATTCAATTTGTTCCGATGTCAGCATTAAAAGGCGATAACGTTGTTAACGCCTCTGAAAAAATGGCTTGGTACGATGGCCAGCCATTAATGAAGTTGTTAGAGACGGTGCCGGTTATCAATGATCAGAACTTTGATGAATTACGCTTCCCCGTTCAATATGTTAACCGCCCAAACCTGGATTTCCGCGGCTATTGCGGCACGTTAACATCGGGTGTTGTTCGCCCCGGTGATGAAATTACCGTTATGCCTTCTGGCAAAACCTCACGCGTAAAATCGATTGTTACTTTTGACGGCGAAATCCCTGAAGCCTTCCCTCCTATGGCTATTACATTAACGCTAGAAGATGAGATCGACATCTCGCGCGGTGATGTCCTCGTCAATAGTGCTCAGGTCCCACGTACCACTAATCGTTTCGATGCTTCACTGGTATGGATGTCTGAAAACTCATTGGTTCAAGGCAAACAGTACGATATCAAATTGTTAACTAGTCGCGTTGCTGGCTCAATTACTGCTATACGCCATAAAATTGATGTTAACACCTTGGAAACGTCATCAACCGCCACCTTAGGTCTTAATGAGATTGGCCGTTGTGAGCTAACACTAGAGCGCTCAATCATCGCTGACAACTACAAATCGTTCCGTGGCACTGGCTCTTTTATTGTCGTAGACCGTCTAACAAACGAAACAGTAGCAGCTGGCATGATGATTGAAGCCGATCAGCAAGCCGACCTCAACTTATTTGAGAGTTCACAAGTCTCAGCAAAAGATCGCGCAGGCCGTTTTGGCCAGAAGGCCGCTATTGTCAAAGTTGAAGGTCCTTATGCGAGCAGCCTGATCTATTCGCTTGAAAAAGCTCTGTTTGATCAAGGCCGTGTTGCCTCAGCGCTGGTTAGCACCGAGATTACAGCTGAGCTAGCCGATAAAGTTGATGCCGTTGCCCAACTCCTAAAACAACAGGGCATCATTGTGTTAACCGATACCGGCACTAGCAACACTGATTTGCTGTTAACAGCCAATAATGAGCTAGATTCAGATCAACTCAAGCAAGCAGTAGCCTCGTTGCGGGAGCAAGATCTGGTATAA
- the cysD gene encoding sulfate adenylyltransferase subunit CysD, with protein sequence MTSLPEHRLTHLKQLESESIQIIREVAAEFDNPVMLYSVGKDSAVMLHLARKAFFPGKPPFPLLHVDTTWKFKEMISFRDKMAEEVGMDLIVHINQEGVDMGVGPFTHGSSKHTDIMKTQALKQALNKYKFDAAFGGARRDEEKSRAKERVFSFRDKNHRWDPKNQRPELWNIFNTRVDQGESIRVFPLSNWTELDIWQYIYLESIPIVPLYYSDIRPVVERDGMLIMVDDERMPLQEGEKPMMKNVRFRTLGCYPLTGAVESDAATLPEIIQEMLLTTTSERQGRAIDHDSSGSMEKKKMEGYF encoded by the coding sequence ATGACATCTTTACCAGAACACCGTCTGACCCACTTAAAACAGCTGGAATCAGAAAGTATCCAAATTATTCGCGAAGTAGCCGCTGAGTTTGACAACCCAGTTATGCTTTACTCTGTCGGTAAAGACTCAGCTGTTATGCTGCACCTTGCTCGCAAGGCCTTTTTCCCTGGCAAGCCTCCCTTCCCTCTACTGCATGTGGATACCACATGGAAGTTTAAGGAAATGATCAGTTTCCGTGACAAAATGGCCGAAGAAGTAGGCATGGACTTGATCGTCCACATCAATCAAGAAGGTGTAGATATGGGCGTAGGCCCATTTACTCATGGGTCATCTAAGCACACCGACATCATGAAAACGCAGGCACTCAAGCAAGCACTCAACAAATATAAATTTGATGCCGCTTTTGGTGGTGCCCGTCGTGACGAGGAAAAATCACGAGCTAAAGAGCGCGTGTTTTCTTTCCGCGATAAGAACCATCGCTGGGACCCAAAAAATCAGCGCCCTGAGCTATGGAACATCTTCAACACACGTGTTGACCAAGGCGAAAGCATTCGTGTCTTCCCACTATCCAACTGGACAGAGCTAGATATTTGGCAATACATCTACCTAGAGAGCATTCCGATTGTTCCTCTTTACTACTCAGACATCCGTCCTGTGGTTGAGCGCGATGGCATGCTCATTATGGTCGACGACGAGCGCATGCCTTTGCAAGAAGGCGAAAAACCCATGATGAAAAATGTGCGTTTCCGTACGTTAGGCTGCTACCCATTAACTGGGGCTGTTGAATCTGACGCAGCAACATTGCCTGAGATCATTCAAGAAATGCTATTAACGACCACATCGGAACGCCAAGGCCGCGCCATTGACCACGATTCATCTGGATCAATGGAGAAAAAGAAAATGGAAGGTTACTTCTAG
- a CDS encoding sulfite exporter TauE/SafE family protein, whose product MEFAYSFAGLLVGFVVGLTGIGGGALMTPILIVIFGIPPVVAVSTDLIYASVTKSGGVFAYARKQLIAWRVVILLLLGSIPGSLLTLNYLKGFADLSQIEHLMNLTLGFSLILTSIAVFGRNRIREFALQQESKPWVSSARKIRPYVTFVMGLVLGCLVTLSSVGAGALGTALLITLYPRMSMPTIVGTDLFHAVILTGVAGAGHYTMGSVDLALLGYLLIGSLPGVFVGSYLGAKLSPKVMQPIMGSVLFAIGLRFVLAG is encoded by the coding sequence ATGGAATTTGCTTATAGCTTTGCTGGGCTGCTAGTTGGCTTTGTTGTCGGACTTACAGGTATCGGCGGTGGGGCATTAATGACCCCTATTTTGATTGTGATATTTGGCATACCTCCGGTTGTTGCCGTGAGTACGGACCTTATATACGCGTCTGTGACCAAAAGTGGTGGGGTTTTTGCGTATGCGCGTAAACAATTAATTGCATGGCGGGTTGTGATTTTACTGTTGTTGGGTAGTATTCCCGGCAGTCTGCTGACCCTTAATTATCTAAAAGGGTTTGCTGATTTATCGCAAATCGAGCATTTGATGAATCTGACGTTAGGTTTTTCATTAATCCTAACGTCTATTGCTGTTTTTGGGCGTAACCGCATTCGTGAGTTTGCGCTGCAGCAAGAGAGTAAACCATGGGTATCTAGCGCACGAAAAATAAGACCTTATGTAACTTTTGTTATGGGTCTTGTGCTGGGGTGCTTGGTCACATTATCTTCCGTCGGTGCAGGTGCGCTGGGAACGGCGCTGTTGATTACCTTGTACCCAAGGATGAGCATGCCAACTATCGTTGGTACCGACTTATTTCACGCTGTTATTTTGACGGGTGTGGCGGGAGCTGGCCATTACACTATGGGTAGTGTGGATTTGGCGTTGCTGGGGTATTTGTTAATAGGTTCTTTGCCGGGCGTGTTTGTCGGCAGTTACCTAGGTGCAAAGCTGTCGCCTAAGGTAATGCAGCCTATTATGGGATCTGTGTTGTTTGCTATCGGCTTGCGCTTTGTCTTGGCAGGCTGA
- a CDS encoding nitrite/sulfite reductase, with translation MYQYNEVDQTLVQERVEQFRDQTRRFLAGELPEDDFLALRLMNGLYIQRYAPMLRVAVPYGLMSSTQMRKLAHIARKYDKGYGHFTTRTNIQYNWPKLEDVPDILAELAEVQMHAIQTSGNCIRNTTTDEYAGINANEIEDPRPYCEIIRQWSTLHPEFAYLPRKFKIAVTGGPEDRAASQVHDIGLHIVRNDEGEVGFEVLVGGGLGRTPFIGKVVRSFLPKQHLLSYLDAILRVYNLNGRRDNKYKARIKILVDAMGVEAFSELVEAEWQSFGKDGQLTLTEAEIERAKSFFKPLDYDLSAANDTSLAQQLADDKAFNAWYERNTVAHKVDGYRAVVVSLKPLLKAPGDITDAQMDLVADLADQYSMGEIRSTHHQNLVLGEVKKSDLYALWKVLEANELARANVGTLTDMICCPGFDFCALANAKTINIAEQINQCFDDLDHLYDLGDIRLNMSGCINACGHHHVADIGILGVDKKGEDWYQITLGGSSKADARLGKVLGKAVAADDVAKTLQTVLSVYVENRTEEESFADTVQRLGIAPFKERVYAPVN, from the coding sequence ATGTATCAGTATAATGAAGTCGATCAGACGCTGGTTCAGGAACGAGTCGAGCAGTTCCGAGATCAGACACGACGTTTTTTGGCCGGTGAGCTGCCAGAGGATGATTTTTTAGCGCTACGATTAATGAATGGTTTATACATTCAGCGTTATGCGCCAATGTTGCGCGTGGCAGTGCCGTACGGTCTGATGTCTTCTACTCAGATGCGTAAATTGGCTCATATTGCCCGTAAGTATGATAAGGGTTATGGTCACTTCACCACCCGAACTAACATTCAATATAACTGGCCTAAGCTGGAAGATGTACCTGATATTTTGGCTGAATTGGCTGAAGTGCAGATGCACGCTATTCAGACTTCTGGTAACTGCATCCGTAACACTACAACGGATGAGTATGCAGGTATTAATGCGAACGAGATTGAAGATCCGCGCCCGTATTGCGAGATTATTCGCCAGTGGTCAACATTGCATCCGGAATTCGCTTATTTACCACGTAAATTTAAAATAGCAGTAACAGGTGGTCCTGAAGATCGTGCCGCTTCTCAAGTGCACGATATAGGTCTACATATTGTGCGGAATGATGAAGGTGAGGTTGGTTTTGAAGTGCTGGTTGGTGGTGGTTTAGGCCGTACGCCGTTTATTGGTAAGGTAGTACGCAGCTTTCTGCCAAAACAGCATTTGTTATCTTATCTGGATGCTATTTTACGTGTTTATAACCTCAATGGGCGTCGTGATAACAAATACAAAGCGCGTATCAAAATTTTAGTAGATGCGATGGGTGTTGAAGCATTTTCTGAGTTAGTCGAAGCAGAATGGCAATCCTTTGGTAAGGATGGTCAGTTGACATTGACTGAGGCTGAAATTGAGCGTGCTAAATCATTCTTCAAACCGCTGGATTATGATCTTTCTGCGGCTAATGACACCAGCTTGGCGCAGCAATTAGCAGATGATAAAGCCTTTAATGCTTGGTATGAGCGCAATACGGTAGCACACAAAGTGGATGGCTATCGTGCAGTGGTTGTGTCTCTTAAGCCGCTGTTGAAAGCACCGGGCGATATTACTGATGCGCAAATGGATTTGGTGGCTGATTTGGCTGACCAATACAGCATGGGTGAGATTCGCTCTACGCATCATCAAAACCTCGTTTTGGGTGAAGTTAAAAAATCCGATCTATACGCGTTATGGAAGGTGTTAGAGGCTAATGAGTTGGCGCGTGCCAACGTCGGTACGTTAACCGATATGATTTGCTGTCCAGGCTTTGATTTCTGTGCTTTGGCAAACGCTAAAACCATTAATATTGCAGAGCAGATCAACCAGTGTTTCGATGATTTGGATCATTTGTATGATCTGGGTGATATACGACTCAATATGTCTGGCTGTATCAATGCATGTGGTCACCATCATGTCGCTGATATTGGTATTTTGGGTGTGGATAAGAAAGGCGAAGATTGGTATCAAATTACGCTGGGTGGCTCATCTAAAGCCGATGCACGTCTAGGTAAGGTGCTGGGTAAGGCGGTTGCCGCGGATGATGTTGCTAAAACCCTGCAAACTGTTTTGTCGGTCTATGTTGAAAACCGCACTGAAGAAGAGTCGTTTGCTGACACTGTTCAGCGCTTAGGTATTGCACCGTTTAAGGAGAGAGTTTATGCCCCTGTTAATTAA
- a CDS encoding DUF934 domain-containing protein, with translation MPLLINRAVAENDTWQFVSADAIEANADLPVGDIVVPFAYYLENKTQLLAREGKVAVVVNGDDDLQALIACLSELSLVAIDFPAFRDGRGFSIARKVVRAGFKGEVRAVGDVGRDRLEYMENCGFNAFDISDEAFSDDTLKAFTEITVNYQGTAADPRPIFRR, from the coding sequence ATGCCCCTGTTAATTAATCGAGCGGTTGCTGAAAATGATACATGGCAGTTTGTCTCTGCGGATGCTATCGAGGCGAATGCGGACTTACCGGTAGGTGATATTGTCGTTCCTTTTGCCTATTACCTAGAGAATAAAACACAGTTACTGGCGCGTGAGGGAAAAGTGGCTGTGGTCGTCAATGGTGATGATGATTTGCAGGCGCTTATTGCTTGTTTGTCTGAGCTGTCATTGGTGGCAATTGATTTCCCTGCTTTTCGTGATGGTCGTGGTTTCAGTATTGCGCGTAAGGTTGTGCGCGCAGGCTTTAAAGGAGAGGTGCGGGCTGTAGGTGATGTTGGTCGAGACCGCCTAGAGTACATGGAAAACTGTGGCTTTAACGCTTTTGATATTAGTGATGAGGCGTTTAGTGATGACACGCTTAAAGCGTTCACTGAAATTACGGTGAACTATCAAGGTACAGCTGCAGATCCGCGTCCTATTTTCCGTCGTTAA
- a CDS encoding phosphoadenosine phosphosulfate reductase family protein yields the protein MSIDLAAANAALEGKTPQEIIAWAIENSENPLVTTNFRPYESVILHMAVQAKPDIKVLWVDSGYNTSATYRFAEKVIQDLNLNVETYIPQQTSARRNVLMKGIPDVGDELHDEFTRQVKLEPFQRALAELKPDLWLNAIRKDQTEFRQSLEIVSASKDGIIKVAPLFNWTDADLEAYLEQHNLPNEHDYFDPTKAVENRECGLHTQL from the coding sequence ATGAGTATTGATTTAGCGGCTGCTAATGCGGCGCTTGAGGGTAAAACGCCTCAAGAAATTATTGCCTGGGCAATAGAAAACTCTGAGAACCCGTTAGTAACTACGAATTTTCGACCTTACGAATCCGTCATACTGCATATGGCTGTTCAAGCAAAGCCTGATATTAAAGTGTTATGGGTTGATTCGGGTTACAATACATCAGCTACCTATCGCTTTGCTGAAAAAGTAATTCAAGACTTAAACTTGAATGTAGAAACATACATTCCTCAGCAAACATCGGCGCGCCGTAATGTGTTGATGAAAGGTATTCCTGATGTAGGTGATGAGTTACATGATGAGTTTACTCGTCAAGTTAAGCTTGAGCCTTTTCAGCGTGCTTTGGCCGAGTTGAAGCCGGATTTGTGGCTAAACGCGATTCGTAAAGATCAGACCGAGTTTCGCCAGTCACTTGAAATTGTTTCTGCCAGCAAAGACGGCATAATTAAGGTGGCTCCATTATTCAATTGGACAGATGCTGATCTTGAGGCGTATCTTGAACAGCATAATCTGCCAAACGAGCATGATTACTTTGACCCTACAAAAGCGGTTGAAAATCGCGAGTGTGGATTGCACACTCAGCTGTAA